In Bactrocera oleae isolate idBacOlea1 chromosome 3, idBacOlea1, whole genome shotgun sequence, a genomic segment contains:
- the osp gene encoding protein outspread isoform X2, giving the protein MSTTRTSDCRKFSPNIFNKSKCSHCFRQREEHSAAALECNRASRKVSKCGYLFVAPDWDFSNPLYRTKRWQRRWFVLYDDGELTYSVDEHPETVPQACIDMTKVLEVAMAEDVTGHTNSIAITAPDRVTFVKGTCPEESKWWLNILAAFPKSKGRHKRNATFPGGQATTTILQQMNTDAYNAAAAGVPTRNRHNSYHKDALTSVQSTSVLIGSGGNNVTQRNANAVTTTATTASSTKRTSDYRNVADDEDDEEDDDDDDDEDDGVETGEDEEEEEDEHVGVNVADEIDSGKKESLLDDKIHGDIKDSNSKVSSSCLLIEDIRRDEKTFKDIANTITNLSQQKNRWSNTTVNNVLNSHLHHTATAAEKNSRDETDYHRPTNKQQLQHHQQQQQQQKQSNISSLRPKSLPLAANSTPAIVSAIVKKIPPVLSTSNSNGNNNNNMNTNNNITASTNDSSNKNNNSTNEIGKGVVGGIVLGSNKCKSSPRLQLQLKNLQQKHESNQHRQQHLQPSKQQQRQQQAHERGDPDGGCNLDDLSTNYLAKTAELRVNPPAEESLNTKKGWLMKQDNRTGDWTKHWFSLSGAALFYYRDPVSEERGVLDGVLDVNSLTNVAEVSASKSYAFQLTSWDQRRLILASLSPSSRNSWIAILRNIAGLPALLSTNNNTNNSSQPLTDADVPPTVELVIKDGAVTPNIKSEIEKDFIKAQRNHELHKKPPAVPMHNHQHLSETSPPATQQVLLQSNNSTPPKALASTTPSTPKTAHFSSDEEYRTASEGGRRDSVDWGSPLSPSPPITTSILRNRDRLYARASATTAARSHKRSHSSPPTSRRSTVDSVGSDELSPPPVMHPVQEELSLDKELQFRLSVAEKERNMLRDEAKERETRMSELLTTLERTEQQLNARLHEMELVRDNLTAQLEETKRNAEDIVDRLTDELEESQKKIKDLEDRLARGIDENEALYKRVHELEGSSLNSFSQMNRGKLKRMDSLSDLTQIGDIDPFALERDSLADEYNELRTRFEKAVNEIKAMKRELKESQNQFDSLEISHAALKQDLERKEIEDRAQVQMMAARIQDLTLKYSSSERQVRTLKQKMAKSERRRSLSLKGKEQLSIPKELEIKVCELEAKIDEIEKLNSVNSEPVRTVSKKSSRRRSLESNASNSDPLQFMLRLNDLEKRLDDTSATGSISSSSTPTPSCNTPTIENATRNSAKISEHLLDRLRCLESVLVTSRDRLEKSLHQLQNLRSSHSRRSVSPITDRKDSYRLVERCLSEVVKLIRESCETCIISGSSGDKYAVPNVMLLPDSNPVKIALTQLESQLRTKLAELLKQRRVLRERNELTERKNMELLAERVAFESVCFGKLRDSVMRAENPELFCEKQTRTEVAETSHLMTMLKAKLSGKCALKSSGTLDILAGVLARRLMLSNYRKETTNREMLDPVDKNIMEDLLRQQNEINLIAKRYKNNAMENLASGLAAETLSYISSNDLVQGAVQEAWRQAQETVNAELVQSEIAHIMLRNAERFEQSLTPSFGYTLTAEERLSFEKFADAVHDALRKEMELAVAQLTQCYKEAIQKMKRGQWRLQLEQERKISEGRQLLTDFADIIAHKALVDARITVLRGEYVEQQLTKENTVHAQSDSQSNKIGITALQRYESLFEELSNDLQINNAADILADADFEFIYKQHTIDFLNDRQVLSEISTFLSQLEDSLIALQCEASASTTSIPRSTVSIESLQDVCHKCGDLRQRADQLCQEIHRALNTPCQHCRQVHEKLLRLQQQHEHELVQLQQAHAKDKSTYMQQLENQRNAFKKIEAEKDAVSAELLYSNELLEQRASALATVNDKLQTKEQELRGKQGDQLSLLQQLEEQTEKARTHEEESNALVEKCARQDEEYAVLLQERDYLQSELTKEKERSRRFERRLEMLELEHSKQLECLQETYRDQLMAHSPDFSNVTSDDESFRQRYQAEIEQLRTLCEKGLSAMESSHRRIVADLEENHRQEIERLLLEKETALAEETQATLAALDAMRKAHQSEVQREVARFKQEFLKQFQKGEHSAYTAKANEEELEELRQEILSFSEKFSIKCVENASLEEKLRNTTQKLKHLQQMQQLELRNKQFRAHLDSEDPTTAAKFVQGLCSVKDDGVVCEDSEAKSHAYGVLHELADENTAFVENVVPVPMTSTQSTTPPTCTVSLAIHGALATTNPSASTLEAPTTTSVSKEFATLVSVDKKSENIVVDEHREYVSDIKQNSDNNNDVGDNDELNAIFYTYEPCYKQSNLHYFQSRLSFEGLKSSTFGKRLRTTSRKCTTDVDSSMQPIATCASTTTTTTKSSPASSYIASMACTMATTTLTPQKTAIEINSSPEKSMEAIELLQRSVAGQNWQLKQRVEQKEQAADLQKQQEQYINTSKLNQKQQYEQEQIVDAPLTVAAGIANTSNSHKSKATTTKYNSIQDITNANRASNPSSSTITITRTKPVEQPKISSANKHIYNPNNNNNNNNNNNNNQSKNISNIINTNRNVNTKNIIVENSSNINVHSVSAINTSSSNKNNSNGKSLVFATHEKNNRAVVKTQPIIQECTITTTKATAAATTTTKPRAVGHMHVAERTAINLNSFTDFVRKTTTIAKDTATTTADSNDSNHDDDVGDDTPQQKQQQHAIFGNKNNNTQNKPSVSKAYNTTTATAVLGRRTHEQIPFCSPTSVSSGNDAEHATTSISPTTKIRTPTSAATRRPTNAIQKHLRRFELEI; this is encoded by the exons AGATGGCAACGGCGATGGTTTGTTTTATATGATGACGGTGAACTCACATATTCGGTGGATGAGCAT CCTGAAACAGTGCCACAAGCCTGCATCGATATGACTAAAGTGCTCGAAGTCGCCATGGCAGAGGATGTGACGGGCCATACCAATTCGATTGCCATCACCGCCCCCGATCGGGTCACATTCGTAAAGGGCACATGCCCAGAGGAATCCAAATGGTGGCTCAATATACTGGCCGCATTCCCGAAATCTAAAGGACGCCACAAACGTAATGCCACATTTCCAGGCGGTCAAGCGACTACAACGATTTTGCAGCAAATGAATACAGACGCATATAATGCTGCTGCTGCAGGCGTACCAACACGCAATCGTCATAATTCATACCACAAGGATGCATTGACGTCCGTGCAATCGACCAGCGTGCTAATTGGCAGTGGCGGCAATAATGTTACGCAGCGTAATGCTAATGCCGTgacgacaacagcaacaacggcGTCGTCGACGAAGCGCACCAGTGACTATCGCAATGTTGCTGACGATGAGGACGATGAGGAagacgatgatgatgatgatgacgaagATGATGGTGTTGAGACCGGCGaagatgaagaagaagaagaagacgaGCATGTTGGTGTGAATGTCGCTGACGAAATAGACAGCGGCAAAAAGGAATCGTTGCTAGATGACAAAATTCATGGTGATATTAAAGATAGTAACAGCAAAG TATCATCATCATGTCTACTCATCGAGGATATCCGACGGGACGAAAAGACGTTCAAAGACATTGCCAACACAATAACAAATCTAAGTCAACAGAAAAATCGCTGGTCCAATACGACTGTCAATAATGTACTCAATAGTCATCTGCATCATACAGCGACGGCGGCGGAGAAAAATTCGCGTGATGAAACCGATTACCATCGACCAACGAACAAACAACAATTACAGCatcatcagcagcaacaacagcaacagaaacAGAGCAATATTTCTAGTTTGAGACCAAAGTCATTACCATTGGCAGCGAATTCGACGCCTGCCATTGTTTCGGCCATAGTCAAGAAGATACCGCCAGTACTATCGACATCCAAcagcaatggcaacaacaacaataatatgaaTACTAATAACAATATTACAGCATCAACAAATGATAGCAGCAATAAGAACAACAATAGTACAAATGAAATTGGAAAGGGGGTTGTTGGCGGTATTGTTCTGGGCAGTAATAAGTGCAAATCTAGTCCACGATTGCAATTACAATTGAAAAATCTACAACAGAAACACGAAAGCAATCAGCATCGGCAACAACATTTGCAACCATCTAAACAACAGCAGAGGCAACAACAGGCGCACGAAAGAGGCGATCCGGATGGCGGCTGTAATCTTGACGATCTTTCTACCAACTACCTGGCTAAGACGGCAGAGTTACGTGTCAATCCGCCTGCTGAGGAGTCACTCAACACCAAAAAGGGCTGGTTAATGAAGCAAGATAACCGCACCGGCGACTGGACGAAGCATTGGTTCTCACTAAGTGGTGCGGCACTCTTCTATTATCGTGACCCGGTGTCAGAGGAACGTGGCGTGCTAGATGGCGTGTTGGATGTTAATAGTCTAACCAATGTAGCGGAAGTTAGTGCCAGTAAGAGTTATGCCTTCCAGCTGACATCTTGGGATCAACGGCGCCTCATTTTGGCAAGTCTTTCGCCCAGCTCACGCAATAGTTGGATTGCCATATTACGAAATATTGCCGGTTTGCCCGCCCTGCTGTCgaccaacaacaatacaaacaacaGTAGCCAGCCGCTTACAGACGCAGATGTGCCACCAACAGTGGAATTGGTTATCAAAGATGGCGCCGTAACACCAAATATTAAAAGTGAAATTGAGAAAGATTTCATTAAGGCGCAACGCAATCacgaattgcacaaaaaaccgccAGCAGTTCCCATGCATAATCATCAACATCTGAGTGAAACTAGTCCACCCGCTACACAACAGGTTCTATTGCAATCCAACAACAGTACTCCACCTAAAGCTCTGGCTTCCACAACTCCGTCTACACCAAAAACCGCACATTTCTCTTCCGACGAAGAGTACCGTACTGCTTCTGAAGGCGGCCGTCGGGATAGTGTTGACTGGGGCTCTCCGCTTTCACCGTCTCCGCCAATTACAACTTCGATTTTGCGAAATCGCGATCGTTTGTATGCCCGTGCATCAGCTACAACAGCCGCAAGGTCTCACAAGCGTAGCCATTCTTCACCGCCGACGTCCCGTCGTAGTACTGTGGATAGCGTTGGTTCGGACGAGCTTTCGCCACCACCTGTAATGCATCCTGTGCAGGAGGAACTCAGCCTTGATAAAGAATTACAATTTCGCCTTAGCGTAGCGGAGAAAGAGCGCAATATGCTACGCGACGAAGCCAAAGAACGCGAGACGCGCATGTCTGAATTGTTAACAACACTGGAACGCACAGAGCAGCAGCTTAATGCGCGCTTGCACGAGATGGAATTGGTACGTGATAATCTAACAGCGCAGCTGGAAGAGACTAAACGCAATGCCGAGGATATTGTGGATCGGTTAACGGACGAGTTGGAGGAGAGTCAAAAGAAGATAAAAGATCTTGAAGATCGGCTAGCGCGTGGAATTGACGAGAATGAAGCGCTCTACAAGCGTGTACATGAATTGGAAGGTAGCAGTTTGAATAGCTTTAGCCAAATGAATCGGGGAAAACTAAAGCGCATGGACTCTTTGAGTGATCTTACCCAGATCGGTGATATTGATCCATTTGCATTGGAGCGAGATTCTCTTGCTGATGAATACAATGAATTGCGTACGCGTTTTGAGAAAGCTGTTAACGAGATTAAGGCAATGAAGCGTGAACTGAAGGAGTCACAAAATCAATTTGATTCGTTGGAAATATCGCATGCAGCGCTTAAGCAAGATCTTGAACGAAAAGAGATTGAGGATCGTGCACAAGTGCAGATGATGGCAGCGCGCATACAGGATTTAACATTGAAGTACAGTAGTTCGGAACGCCAAGTTCGTACGCTAAAGCAGAAGATGGCTAAGTCAGAGCGTAGAAGATCACTTTCACTCAAAGGTAAAGAACAGTTAAGCATACCCAAAGAATTAGAGATAAAAGTATGCGAGTTGGAAGCGAAAATCGATGAAATAGAAAAGCTGAATAGTGTGAACTCAGAGCCAGTTCGAACAGTTTCCAAAAAATCTTCAAGACGACGTTCACTTGAGAGTAATGCCAGCAACAGCGATCCACTTCAGTTCATGTTACGGCTGAATGATTTAGAAAAACGTTTAGATGATACGTCAGCTACAGGTTCAATTAGTTCTTCATCTACGCCTACACCCTCCTGCAATACACCCACTATTGAAAATGCAACACGGAATTCTGCTAAAATTTCTGAACACTTGCTCGATCGACTGCGCTGTCTTGAAAGTGTTTTGGTAACAAGTCGAGATCGCCTAGAAAAAAGTCTGCATCAGCTACAAAACCTACGCTCTTCTCACAGCCGTCGTTCTGTTTCACCTATCACTGATCGCAAAGACTCGTACCGTTTAGTGGAACGTTGCCTAAGCGAGGTCGTAAAATTGATTCGTGAATCTTGTGAAACTTGTATAATCAGTGGAAGCAGTGGCGATAAATATGCGGTGCCTAATGTAATGTTGCTGCCCGATTCAAATCCGGTGAAAATTGCGCTTACACAGTTGGAGTCACAGTTGCGTACCAAACTTGCAGAGCTACTCAAACAACGTCGTGTGTTGCGGGAGCGAAACGAGTTAACTGAACGCAAGAATATGGAACTTTTAGCAGAACGTGTGGCATTTGAAAGTGTATGCTTTGGTAAACTTCGCGATTCAGTCATGCGGGCGGAAAACCCCGAACTCTTCTGTGAAAAACAAACACGCACAGAAGTTGCGGAGACGTCTCACTTAATGACAATGCTTAAAGCTAAGCTAAGTGGTAAATGTGCGCTTAAGTCCAGTGGCACGCTCGATATTTTAGCTGGAGTATTGGCACGTAGACTGATGCTATCTAACTATCGAAAGGAGACAACGAACAGAGAAATGCTTGATCCTGTCGATAAGAACATCATGGAAGACTTGCTTAGACAACAGAATGAAATCAATCTTATAGCCAAACGTTACAAAAATAATGCCATGGAAAATTTAGCGAGTGGATTAGCGGCGGAAACCTTGAGttatatctcttcaaatgactTAGTGCAAGGCGCTGTACAAGAAGCTTGGCGCCAAGCGCAAGAGACCGTAAATGCTGAACTAGTACAGTCTGAGATTGCGCATATTATGTTGCGTAATGCGGAACGTTTTGAGCAATCACTTACACCTTCATTCGGTTATACGCTAACCGCCGAGGAACGACTATCTTTCGAGAAATTTGCTGATGCTGTGCATGATGCACTGCGTAAAGAGATGGAATTGGCGGTTGCACAGCTCACACAATGCTACAAGGAGGCAATACAAAAGATGAAACGTGGTCAATGGCGTTTGCAATTAGAGCAAGAGCGCAAGATATCGGAAGGCCGGCAGTTGCTTACCGATTTTGCGGATATAATTGCGCATAAAGCGCTTGTAGATGCACGCATAACCGTTCTGCGTGGTGAATACGTCGAGCAACAGCTGACTAAGGAGAACACCGTTCATGCTCAAAGTGACTCTCAGTCAAATAAAATCGGTATTACTGCACTACAACGGTATGAGAGTCTTTTCGAAGAACTTTCAAATGATTTGCAGATCAACAACGCCGCCGATATACTGGCTGATGCTGATTTTGAATTCATTTACAAACAGCATACCATTGATTTTCTGAACGATCGACAGGTATTATCGGAAATCTCAACATTCCTCAGTCAATTGGAGGATTCGCTAATAGCATTACAATGTGAGGCTTCAGCTTCTACAACGTCCATACCGCGCTCAACCGTCTCTATTGAAAGTTTACAAGATGTTTGTCACAAATGTGGAGATTTACGGCAACGTGCTGATCAACTCTGCCAGGAGATACATCGCGCTCTCAACACACCCTGTCAGCATTGTCGTCAAGTTCATGAGAAGCTGTTGCGATTGCAGCAGCAGCATGAGCACGAACTTGTGCAACTACAACAGGCTCATGCCAAAGATAAGAGTACATATATGCAACAGCTGGAGAATCAACGTAATGCCTTCAAAAAGATCGAAGCGGAAAAGGATGCTGTCAGCGCTGAACTGCTATATAGCAATGAATTGTTAGAGCAGCGTGCAAGTGCGCTGGCAACTGTTAATGACAAATTGCAAACCAAAGAGCAAGAGTTACGAGGCAAGCAGGGAGATCAATTATCCCTCTTGCAGCAACTTGAAGAACAGACGGAGAAAGCACGAACTCACGAGGAGGAGAGCAATGCTTTAGTGGAGAAATGTGCTAGACAGGATGAAGAGTATGCCGTATTGCTACAGGAACGTGACTATCTACAGTCGGAACTTACTAAAGAGAAAGAACGTAGCCGGCGGTTTGAGCGCCGATTAGAAATGTTAGAACTGGAACATAGTAAGCAACTGGAGTGCCTGCAAGAAACATATCGCGATCAATTAATGGCACACTCACCTGACTTCAGTAACGTAACCAGCGATGATGAGAGCTTCCGGCAGCGATACCAAGCAGAAATCGAGCAgctcagg ACTTTATGTGAGAAAGGCCTTTCGGCTATGGAATCCTCACATCGACGCATTGTGGCCGATTTGGAGGAAAACCATCGTCAGGAAATTGAGCGTCTGCTCTTGGAAAAAGAAACCGCTCTAGCTGAGGAAACACAA GCTACCTTGGCTGCATTGGATGCCATGCGAAAGGCTCATCAGAGCGAAGTACAGCGTGAAGTGGCACGCTTTAAACAGGAGTTCTTGAAGCAATTCCAAAAAGGCGAACACTCCGCCTACACTGCCAAAGCAAATGA GGAAGAACTTGAAGAATTGCGACAGGAAATCTTGTCATTCTCGGAGAAGTTCTCCATAAAATGCGTTGAAAATGCGTCATTGGAAGAGAAGTTACGCAATACAACGCAAAAATTGAAGCACTTACAGCAAATGCAGCAGCTGGAGTTGag AAATAAGCAATTTCGAGCCCACTTAGACTCCGAAGACCCCACAACAGCCGCGAAATTCGTGCAAGGTCTTTGCTCCGTGAAGGATGATGGTGTCGTATGCGAAGACAGCGAG GCAAAATCGCATGCGTATGGTGTGTTGCATGAGCTTGCCGATGAGAATACGGCGTTTGTAGAAAATGTGGTACCGGTGCCAATGACGTCAACACAGAGCACCACACCACCTACATGTACAGTTTCACTAGCTATTCATGGAGCATTGGCAACGACTAATCCATCAGCTTCTACTCTAgaagcaccaacaacaacatcagtCAGCAAAGAATTTGCCACGCTTGTATCAGTTgataaaaaatctgaaaatattgttgttgatgAGCATAGAGAATATGTTAGTGATATTAAACAAAATAGTGATAATAATAATGATGTTGGTGATAATGATGAATTGAATGCCATTTTCTATACATATGAGCCCTGTTATAAGCAAAGCAATTTGCACTATTTTCAAAGTAGGCTGAGTTTTGAAG GTTTAAAATCTTCCACGTTCGGCAAGAGATTGAGAACAACCTCACGCAAATGCACGACAGACGTGGACAGCAGCATGCAACCCATAGCAACATGTGCgtcaacaacaaccacaacaacgaAATCGTCACCAGCATCATCCTACATTGCGTCGATGGCTTGTACGATGGCTACAACAACACTCACGCCACAAAAAACAGCAATCGAGATAAATTCAAGCCCCGAAAAGAGCATGGAGGCAATTGAATTGCTGCAGCGGAGTGTGGCTGGCCAAAACTGGCAGTTAAAACAGCGAGTTGAACAAAAAGAACAGGCTGCAGATTTGCAAAAGCAACAAGAACAATATATAAACACTTCAAAActaaaccaaaaacaacaatacgaGCAAGAGCAAATTGTTGATGCGCCCTTGACTGTTGCAGCGGGCATAGCAAATACTTCAAATAGTCACAagtcaaaagcaacaacaacaaaatataatagtataCAAGATATAACAAATGCAAACCGCGCAAGCAATCCCTCTTcatcaacaataacaataacacgaACAAAACCAGTGGAGCAACCAAAGATTTCTAGTgctaataaacatatttataatcctaataataataataataataacaacaacaataacaataatcaaagcaaaaatatctctaatattattaatactaaTAGAAATgttaatactaaaaatattattgttgaaaatagtagcaatataaatgtacatagtGTTAGTGCAATTAATactagcagcagcaacaaaaacaacagcaatggtAAAAGTTTAGTGTTTGCAACGCATGAGAAAAACAATAGAGCTGTCGTAAAAACGCAACCAATAATACAGGAGTgtactataacaacaacaaaagcaacagcggcagcaacaacaacaacaaaaccaagaGCCGTTGGTCATATGCACGTGGCCGAACGTACTGCCATCAACTTGAATAGTTTTACAGATTTTGtgcgcaaaacaacaacaattgctaaagatacagcaacaacaacagctgacTCCAATGACAGCAACCACGATGATGATGTTGGTGATGATACgccgcaacaaaaacaacagcagcatGCAATAtttggcaacaaaaacaacaatacgcAAAATAAACCGAGTGTTAGTAAAGCATATAATACAACTACAGCTACAGCAGTGTTGGGTAGGCGTACGCATGAACAGATCCCCTTTTGCTCGCCCACTTCCGTTTCGAGCGGAAATGATGCTGAGCATGCGACTACAAGTATATCCCCAACAACGAAAATACGCACGCCGACCAGCGCCGCAACGAGAAGACCAACAAATGCGATTCAAAAACACTTGAGACGATTCGAATTGGAAATTTAG